The genomic region CACAGTAGGGGTCAGTGCTCGGGACCGTGcgatctcacacacacacacacacacacgctcgtGTGTGTCATGCGTGTGCATGTGGTCTCTATCTGCACCTGAGCGAGAGGGGATTTTGCACACGGGCTACTCGAGCTGGCTCGTCCTGCGAGTAGAGCTGTGAGCCGCAGCGCACGGCAGCAACGTGACGTCAGCTCAGAGGGTCATGCTGGGGCTCAGCACCAGAGCCCCCACCCGCCCCATGGTGCTAACCTTTGGCCTCAGCAACCCTCGAGGGTCCTGTTACCCCTGCACCCCTACACTTGTGCGGCCTCCCTGGCCGCCTGCATCCTCCCGCTCGGGCTTGTAGGACCTCCCGTGGGAGGACCGAGCCACGCTTCCTGCTCGGAGCAGAGCCGCAGCCTTCCCTTCTGTCCCCAGAAGCGGCTCTGTCTGCTCCAGGGGATTCCATGATTTTCCGGATCAGTGATTCAATCTCGAggctacccccccaccccaaacccccgGATGCTCTGCAGATGCCTGCATGTGGGGAGGCGGGTCCTTTGGACCTTGCCTCATCGGCAGAGACTGACCGGCCCCGGGGACTATCGGGGGGCTCCTCCCTGAAGGTGCTGGGGGGACGTGCACGGACCTCGCGGAGGACAGTGACCTGTGCAGGGCTGGGCCTCAGGCCCAGGGACAGCCGCCTACACTGGCCTGCAGCCCACAGTCACTTTTGTCAGTGGCTCTGGGGGACGCTTTTCCTGAAGGGTGGGCTGGCCCCTCCCAAGGACAGGGCCTCTGTCCATCCCTTCTGCACCGCCCACAAGCTTTTTCAGTTCCTCGAGGGGGCGctggcagcccccagccccgcctgTGGAGCCCTTCCCATGTGCGCGCTGGTCCCACAGCTCCGGTCAGACCCTGCCACCGGGAGCCGGGAGCAGCAGGTCACGGGCCTCCCTCAGGCCCCGGCTCTGCTTGAGCAGCTCCTCCCACGGGACAGAGGCAACGTCCCCACTGGGCCAAGCTAACGCTAGTGACCCCGTTCTGCCGGCCATACTCAGGATGTGGCCACTCTGGCTGATGATGCCAGTCCTGCTGGTGTGGGTCCATAGGGAAGCTGCCCTTTCCTGCCCATCAGGACACACGTGGGAAGACACGGCCCCTCTCCTCTTGGGTGTGCGCCTGGATCAGACGGCCAACCCGGTGACCAGGAAGGGAACAAGACCCAGGACCGGCCAGAGtaacaaggaggcagaggcttgGAAAGCTCCAGCATGTTGGACGGAGCTGCCCACATAACCCGCTCCTTGAACCTGTTACTCCTTATGGACCGTCAGGAGCCACGATGCCACAGAAGCCGCCCTGCTGGGACACGGAGGCCCCCCGCGAGCAGCACCCCTGCAGCGTCAGCTGCTCGAGCCGccttcccacccccaggccaGATGCGGGGTGGACCCGGGTCCGGTGTGCGGCACGGAGCAGCCTGCCAGCTGCTTCGGGGATCCTCTCTCGCTCCGGGGCTGTTCCTTCTCTGCTGGCCTGGACACCCCGTCTAGTCCGGCCCAGAGCCGGCTTCTCAAACCTGGGTCCCTGGGTGTCTACAGCCTGTCCGGCCCCACCATCCACATGCCGGGCGGCAGGAGAGGCAGCCGCCTCCAGCCCGGGCTGTCCCCGGGTCACACTCACCCTGTTCTTGTGACTGCTCACGGCGTCCCTCTGCGAGAAGGAAGGGAACCGCTCCCGGGAAGGCGGCTTCAGGCCCAGCTGGCTCCGGGCGCTGCAGGTAGGAGATGGAGCACAGGGTGCATGAGGCCCGCCCTGCCCGGGGCCCCACTTCCAACCCCGGAGCCGCCGACCACAGTGAGGCAAGCGACCCGCCGCTTGGTGACGCTGCTTCTGGAGGGATGGAGCGCTGCACGGGCAGGGCACGAAGGATGGGCGCCCCTGCCCGTGCGGGCAAGCACGTATCTCTCTGGCCCCCCGGGGGCCCCTCGCTGCACCTGGGCTCCCCCAGCGTGGGGGACACCGAACACAAATGGGAACGCAGAGCCGTGGGCGGCACCCAGACGGCTTCCCGCACTGGCGGCCAACAGAACGGCCGGCTTGGCTGCCGAGTGGCCACGGCCCGACCACCTCACTGGGCTCGGCTGTTCCTACCACGTTTCCTGTGCTCCGTGGCTGCTCAGGAACACCCGTGACAGTCTGCAGCCTGGCCCCAGAGACTGCTTCAGCCACATGGGCAGTGCTGTGGTCAGAGGTGCCCTCCTTGGGCcgcattcccctccccccaccagcagcTCGGCTGGCCACGGTCACAGCCTCCTGGCCTGCCCTCGGGAGGCTGCAGGGCTGGGCCCAGAGGTGCCCTCAGGCTCGCCGGCCCATGTCACCTGCCCCAGCTCCAGGCCACTCCAGCTGCGGGCgtggttacacacacacacacgcacgcgcgcatGCCTGGGCCCGGAGCCTCCCGGACGCAGAGCCGGAAGCAGGCTGGGGGTCACTGAGAGCCGCAGATGGCAGGAACCGCGCCAGGcagctccttccctccttcccagaaGGGCCCAGAGTCCCCAGGAGGACCCTAGGGGCAGGCCCGCAGCCCCGGCCAGGCTCACCTCATTTCCTCCTCGCCACAGCTCAGTGTGTCCTGCCGGGTCTCGGCGCTGGTGTCCATGGCACTCAGGGCGTAGGACAGCTCAGACCCACCGTTCCCTGTGCCCTCAATGCCAGGGGCCGTgacctcctctccctccagcagCGCACGGGACAGCTCCTCCTCGGTCACGGCTTcagagggggggcggggagcaacGGCATCAGAGCGGACTGGCCCCCACAGgagccaccccccgcccccaggagagCACCGGGAGGGGCAGCTGCCCATCTGGAGGGTTCAGGGCTGTGCGGGGCGCCGCCAGGGCGGACACGTACGCTGGTTGTCCAGCTTCTGCAGGTGCGGCAGGTTGCGCAGGACGGTCATGCGGTAGAGGTGCGGGTCGGGGCCGCAGCACGGGTTCTCCGCCAGCCAGAGCACGCGCAGGCGCGGCAGGCCTTTCAGGTAGAAGAGCTCGGCCAGGCTGGGGATGCGGTTCTTCCGCAGGTAGAGCTCGCTCAGCTGCCGGCACTGGCTCACGGGCTCCAGGGTGGAGACGCTGTTGACGCTGCACGGGGACAGCACGGGGACAGTAGGGGATCAGGACAGCGAGCACCCCGCTTGCGGAGGgtggccccctccctccctctcggGCCCACTGCAAACTCCAGAAAAGGCCCCCGCGGGGTCAGGCCCATCTGCCCTCTCCGCGGAAGGAGGTCAACACTGGACCCTGTGAGTCAAGTTCAACAAAGTCCTCAGGCGTAAGGACGGAAAGTCTCTCAGGCTGGaaacaggaggagcagggagccatgCCCCGGCCTCTGGTTTGGTGCAGgcctcggggggcgggggggcgtgCAGCTGGGGGGTCAGAGGACATGGAACAGGCCACCAAAGAACGTCTCTGTGCCCCTAAGTGGGCAGCGGCCGGAAAACCCCACAGCAACACAGCAAGCGCCAGCGAGCTCAGCCTTCCGCAGAACTGAACACCCGAAACAAAGTAAGTGGGTTTACGTTTTGTCCCTCAGACTTGTGAACACACCACAGACGGAAAATTGTCAGGCCTCTAGGTAGAGAGCCTACAGGCTCCCGGGGACACAAGCAAAAAGCTTCCGACCTCCGCAAAGTCAGATGGACCGCAAAGGCGCGCTCAGTGGGCAGGCAGGCGGGACagtccccctccacccccgtgCAGTCCTGGGGACGCTGTGGCTCCCTGCACAGCTTGGGGGGCACGAGTGGGGCCACTCGGAGCGACCCTGCCCGAAGGGCCAGATGATCTAGAACATTCTCTGCC from Mustela erminea isolate mMusErm1 chromosome 1, mMusErm1.Pri, whole genome shotgun sequence harbors:
- the CFAP410 gene encoding cilia- and flagella-associated protein 410 isoform X1 codes for the protein MGSLAPPLATRAPPPGDRPQRSGDRPGQRAGSGRRGRGVGPWALGHEADSEDGPVPRQGLGAAQRAEAQLLVSICREMPSLEVITLSVNSVSTLEPVSQCRQLSELYLRKNRIPSLAELFYLKGLPRLRVLWLAENPCCGPDPHLYRMTVLRNLPHLQKLDNQPVTEEELSRALLEGEEVTAPGIEGTGNGGSELSYALSAMDTSAETRQDTLSCGEEEMSARSQLGLKPPSRERFPSFSQRDAVSSHKNRNNVLSAVLLLLRELDAEGLEAVRQTVVGRLQALPKLELQEDVE
- the CFAP410 gene encoding cilia- and flagella-associated protein 410 isoform X2, with the translated sequence MKLTRKMVLSRAKASELHSVRKLNCWGSRLTDVSICREMPSLEVITLSVNSVSTLEPVSQCRQLSELYLRKNRIPSLAELFYLKGLPRLRVLWLAENPCCGPDPHLYRMTVLRNLPHLQKLDNQPVTEEELSRALLEGEEVTAPGIEGTGNGGSELSYALSAMDTSAETRQDTLSCGEEEMSARSQLGLKPPSRERFPSFSQRDAVSSHKNRNNVLSAVLLLLRELDAEGLEAVRQTVVGRLQALPKLELQEDVE